Proteins co-encoded in one Ruegeria sp. YS9 genomic window:
- a CDS encoding adenylate/guanylate cyclase domain-containing protein: MSILAINEQLLRAIGVGVAVVRASDLQFVFYNGPFTEWFGTPEKGSALSDVLSDLDPKELEDVKQSGLRYSVELQIKPKRRTLIFAVTVSLASGLSEQVLIVECQNITRIRELESMIDSYSTMVERNTRELEREKERVERLLLNLMPRAVYEEFKTFGVVTPQLYQQVSVVMLDFVGFTDFAAKTDPTVTLSELNDIFTAFDRIVEQFGCERIKTIGDAYLAVSGMPDPTPDHATAVAHCAVRFLRYLERRNESHPHKWQARIGLGMGAAVGSVVGIQKYVYDVFGPAVNIASRLQVFANPMNIVAPEEMKYALIDEFQVSELGCVDIKGMGEMDLINVTSGLSMPQGSRSF, translated from the coding sequence ATGAGCATTCTTGCAATAAACGAACAATTGCTGCGTGCGATCGGAGTCGGCGTCGCCGTGGTGCGCGCATCCGACCTGCAATTCGTGTTTTACAACGGGCCTTTCACGGAATGGTTCGGTACTCCTGAAAAGGGCAGCGCCTTGAGCGACGTTCTGTCGGATCTCGACCCCAAGGAACTGGAGGATGTAAAGCAGTCCGGCCTTCGGTACTCGGTCGAATTGCAGATCAAACCAAAGCGAAGGACACTGATCTTTGCGGTCACGGTCTCGCTGGCCAGCGGATTGTCCGAACAGGTGTTGATCGTTGAATGTCAGAACATCACCCGCATTCGCGAGTTGGAAAGCATGATCGACAGCTATTCCACCATGGTCGAGCGAAATACCCGAGAGCTTGAGCGCGAAAAGGAGAGGGTGGAACGGCTGTTGCTGAACCTGATGCCACGAGCGGTGTATGAAGAGTTCAAGACGTTCGGCGTTGTCACACCGCAGCTGTATCAGCAGGTTTCGGTGGTGATGCTGGATTTTGTCGGGTTCACGGATTTTGCGGCCAAGACCGACCCGACAGTCACCTTGAGTGAGTTGAACGACATCTTCACGGCCTTTGACCGGATCGTCGAACAATTCGGGTGTGAGCGGATCAAGACGATTGGCGATGCCTATCTGGCCGTGTCGGGCATGCCCGATCCCACACCGGATCATGCGACCGCCGTGGCGCATTGTGCGGTAAGGTTCCTGCGCTATCTTGAACGCCGCAACGAAAGCCATCCGCATAAGTGGCAGGCCCGGATCGGATTGGGAATGGGGGCGGCGGTCGGATCGGTCGTGGGCATTCAGAAATATGTCTATGACGTGTTTGGCCCTGCCGTGAACATCGCATCCCGGTTGCAGGTCTTTGCCAACCCCATGAACATCGTGGCCCCGGAAGAGATGAAATATGCCCTGATCGACGAGTTTCAGGTCTCGGAACTTGGGTGCGTTGATATCAAGGGGATGGGTGAGATGGATCTGATCAACGTGACATCGGGCTTGAGTATGCCTCAGGGCAGTCGTTCGTTCTGA
- a CDS encoding group 1 truncated hemoglobin, translated as MAQTLYEKYGGFKTISRVVMTFYEMALDSDEIGHHFEDIDMPRLIDHQTKFVSSLIGGPASFSDDRIEAVHRHLNISHNEFDVMAELFGDALSQHGMSDGDIKTALNAIEGKRSIIVARNAA; from the coding sequence GTGGCACAGACACTTTATGAGAAATATGGCGGTTTCAAAACGATCAGCCGGGTCGTGATGACCTTCTATGAAATGGCGCTGGATTCGGATGAGATCGGCCATCATTTCGAAGACATTGATATGCCGCGTTTGATCGACCATCAAACCAAGTTCGTCTCGTCCTTGATTGGCGGGCCCGCATCTTTCAGTGATGACAGGATCGAAGCAGTTCATCGGCATCTGAACATTTCGCACAATGAATTCGACGTCATGGCCGAGCTGTTTGGCGACGCGCTCAGCCAGCATGGTATGTCGGACGGCGACATCAAAACTGCGCTGAACGCGATCGAGGGAAAACGTTCGATCATCGTCGCCCGGAATGCGGCATGA
- the ppk2 gene encoding polyphosphate kinase 2: MARSGKGSIEKYFRKDAPKSVREEIQNAKKGDILNPTYPYSEKMKTKDYDEQMDLLQIELVKMQSWVKETDQRVAIIFEGRDAAGKGGTIKRFRENLNPRGARNVALSKPSDAERSQWYFQRYIPHLPAAGEIVFFDRSWYNRGVVENVFGFCTQEQRERFFRQVLPLETGLVNDGIHFFKFWLNVGRAEQLNRFLARENDPLKQWKLSAIDVAGLSKWDEYTQSISETLTRSHSDACPWTIVRSDDKKRARLAAIRTVLHALDYDEKDKKSIGEVDAHICGGPDVWEA; encoded by the coding sequence ATGGCCCGGTCAGGAAAAGGCTCAATCGAGAAGTATTTTCGGAAAGACGCGCCCAAATCTGTACGGGAAGAGATTCAAAACGCGAAAAAGGGCGATATCCTGAACCCGACCTACCCGTATTCCGAAAAAATGAAGACCAAGGATTATGATGAGCAGATGGACCTGCTTCAGATTGAATTGGTCAAAATGCAATCCTGGGTCAAGGAAACCGATCAACGTGTTGCCATCATATTCGAAGGCCGCGATGCCGCGGGCAAAGGTGGCACCATCAAGCGGTTTCGCGAAAACCTGAACCCCCGCGGCGCGCGCAATGTGGCTCTCAGCAAGCCGTCAGACGCCGAACGCAGCCAATGGTATTTCCAGCGCTACATCCCGCATCTGCCCGCCGCAGGAGAGATCGTGTTCTTTGATCGCAGTTGGTACAACCGAGGCGTCGTCGAGAATGTCTTTGGTTTCTGCACACAGGAACAGCGTGAGCGGTTCTTTCGTCAGGTCCTTCCGCTTGAAACGGGCCTGGTGAATGACGGCATCCATTTTTTCAAATTCTGGCTCAATGTCGGTCGTGCAGAACAACTGAACCGTTTTCTGGCGCGCGAAAACGACCCTTTGAAGCAATGGAAGCTCAGCGCGATCGACGTGGCCGGGCTGAGCAAATGGGACGAATACACGCAGTCGATCTCGGAAACCCTGACCCGATCGCATTCTGATGCCTGCCCGTGGACAATTGTCCGTTCTGACGACAAAAAACGCGCACGCCTTGCGGCCATCCGAACGGTTCTGCATGCCTTGGATTATGATGAGAAGGACAAGAAGAGTATCGGCGAGGTTGATGCCCATATCTGCGGTGGCCCGGACGTGTGGGAGGCATAA
- the speB gene encoding agmatinase, translating into MQEHGYASGRLNLPFVGISTFAKSPYVENWDGIEADVCVLGAPFDFGTQWRPGARFGPRAVREASTLFSFGHAGAYDHEDDATYLDSSVRIVDLGDADIVHTKTEASHENIAFGVRKILEAGALPLVIGGDHSVNIPCISEFESNCAENGPIHVVQIDAHLDFVDERHGVTSGHGNPMRRAIEKDYVSGMTQLGIRNVSSTSKEGYDDARARGSDILSVRQVRRLGTQAVLDRIPEGKRYYVTIDIDAFCPSIAPGTGTPSHGGFLYYDVLEILQGLAKRGDVVGIDLVEVAPAYDPTESTQILAAQLLLNFLGFIFHERARRT; encoded by the coding sequence GTGCAGGAACATGGATATGCGTCCGGGCGCCTGAATCTTCCTTTCGTCGGAATATCGACCTTCGCGAAATCTCCATATGTCGAAAACTGGGACGGAATTGAGGCCGATGTTTGCGTGCTCGGCGCGCCGTTCGACTTTGGAACGCAGTGGCGCCCCGGCGCCCGTTTTGGTCCTCGGGCCGTTCGAGAGGCATCGACCCTTTTCAGTTTTGGCCATGCCGGTGCCTATGATCATGAGGATGACGCAACCTATCTGGATAGCTCGGTTCGGATCGTCGACCTGGGGGATGCGGATATTGTCCACACCAAGACCGAGGCGAGCCACGAGAACATAGCCTTTGGTGTGCGAAAGATCCTGGAGGCCGGGGCACTTCCGCTGGTGATTGGCGGTGATCACTCGGTCAACATCCCCTGCATTTCCGAATTTGAAAGCAACTGCGCCGAAAACGGACCGATACATGTCGTTCAAATCGATGCGCATTTGGACTTTGTCGATGAACGTCATGGCGTCACCAGCGGGCACGGAAACCCCATGCGCCGCGCGATAGAAAAAGACTATGTTTCGGGGATGACCCAGTTGGGTATTCGGAACGTTTCGTCCACGTCCAAGGAAGGGTATGACGACGCGCGTGCGCGCGGATCGGATATCCTGTCGGTACGGCAGGTTCGCAGATTGGGAACACAGGCTGTTCTTGACCGCATACCCGAGGGAAAACGGTACTACGTGACTATTGATATCGATGCATTTTGTCCATCGATCGCACCAGGAACCGGAACCCCAAGCCACGGAGGGTTTCTGTACTATGACGTTCTGGAGATTCTTCAGGGGCTGGCGAAAAGAGGTGACGTGGTCGGCATCGATCTGGTCGAGGTGGCCCCTGCCTACGATCCCACCGAAAGCACTCAGATTCTGGCGGCGCAGCTTCTGCTGAATTTTTTGGGTTTCATATTTCACGAACGTGCCCGGCGCACGTGA
- a CDS encoding DMT family transporter, protein MNTQKHLSRRAWVELLLLAVIWGASFVAIRIALDSIPVMTSVLHRTFWAMLVLWLVAWAKGLSLPRSARIWGAFLIMGLLNNVIPFSLMAWGQLYIDSGLTAILNATTAIFGVLVAALFFKDERLTQARVIGVVLGFLGVSIIIGIQTFTSFSLQNTAQLAVLAGTLSYAFAAAWARYHLSGLHPVVAAAGMLTGSTLLILPLALMTDGVPTLALPAITWAAIGYYAIVATAGAYLLYYRVLAMAGSGNLMLVTLVIPPVAIVLGAIVRNEALPSNAYFGFVILAMGLLVLNRAGRRD, encoded by the coding sequence ATGAACACGCAAAAACACCTTTCTCGGCGCGCCTGGGTCGAACTTCTTCTTCTGGCCGTCATCTGGGGCGCGTCCTTTGTGGCCATCCGGATCGCCCTGGATTCCATTCCCGTTATGACATCGGTTTTGCACCGCACGTTCTGGGCGATGCTGGTGCTTTGGCTGGTGGCCTGGGCAAAGGGACTATCCCTACCCCGCTCAGCCCGCATCTGGGGTGCATTTCTGATCATGGGGTTGCTGAACAATGTCATCCCGTTCAGCTTGATGGCATGGGGTCAGCTTTACATCGACTCGGGGCTAACGGCCATTCTGAACGCAACCACGGCCATCTTTGGTGTTCTGGTTGCGGCGCTGTTTTTCAAGGATGAACGTTTGACACAAGCCCGGGTCATCGGAGTCGTTTTGGGTTTTCTCGGTGTCTCGATCATCATCGGAATACAGACCTTCACGTCTTTCAGCCTGCAAAACACAGCCCAGCTTGCCGTGTTGGCCGGAACGCTCTCGTATGCTTTTGCCGCGGCTTGGGCGCGGTATCATCTGTCTGGCCTTCACCCCGTTGTCGCGGCGGCAGGAATGCTGACGGGTTCGACCCTGCTGATCCTGCCGCTGGCGCTCATGACGGACGGGGTGCCAACGCTTGCTCTGCCCGCTATCACCTGGGCTGCGATTGGCTATTACGCCATTGTGGCAACAGCGGGAGCATACCTTTTGTACTATCGCGTCCTGGCGATGGCGGGCAGCGGCAACCTGATGCTGGTGACGCTTGTCATCCCTCCTGTCGCCATCGTACTTGGCGCGATTGTGCGGAACGAAGCGCTGCCGTCGAATGCCTATTTCGGCTTTGTCATCCTTGCCATGGGTCTTCTGGTATTGAACCGAGCTGGCCGCCGTGATTGA
- a CDS encoding ATPase, with protein MIYNTAKDWRTARRKKVLFFGMSGLGKTYVSNILRDSGNWFHYSIDYRIGTRYMGEYITDNAKAEAMKVPFLRDLLLSDSIFIGSNISFANLTPVAAYLGKPGNPDLGGLEMPEYRRRQEQFRLAEIHALLDTEYFIDRAERLYKYPHFICDTGGSICEWVDPDDPNDRVLSELSQHTLMIWLKGDEEHTAELVRRFDKAPKPMSYQAEFLTKAWTDYLDLQGCSEADVDPDDFVRWTYAQALAHRQPRYEAMANNWGVTIAANDIGQIRDAADFDELIEHTLETTRNNA; from the coding sequence ATGATCTATAACACAGCCAAAGACTGGCGCACGGCACGCCGCAAGAAGGTGCTGTTCTTTGGCATGTCCGGTCTGGGCAAGACATATGTCTCGAACATTCTTCGGGACTCAGGGAACTGGTTTCACTACTCGATCGATTATCGCATCGGCACCCGGTACATGGGCGAATACATTACCGACAATGCAAAGGCCGAGGCGATGAAAGTCCCGTTCTTGCGTGACCTGTTGTTGTCGGATTCGATTTTTATCGGCTCCAATATCTCGTTCGCAAACCTGACCCCGGTCGCAGCCTATCTGGGCAAACCGGGCAACCCTGACCTTGGCGGATTGGAAATGCCGGAATACCGCCGCAGGCAGGAACAGTTTCGACTGGCCGAAATACACGCTCTGCTGGATACCGAGTATTTCATCGACCGAGCCGAGCGTCTGTACAAATACCCCCATTTCATCTGCGACACCGGTGGATCGATCTGCGAATGGGTGGACCCCGACGATCCGAACGATCGGGTACTGTCCGAGCTTTCGCAACATACCCTGATGATCTGGCTGAAGGGGGATGAGGAACACACGGCAGAGCTTGTACGCCGTTTTGACAAAGCCCCAAAGCCGATGTCCTATCAGGCCGAGTTTCTGACCAAGGCCTGGACGGATTATTTGGATCTGCAAGGCTGTTCGGAAGCAGATGTGGATCCCGATGATTTCGTCCGTTGGACCTATGCGCAGGCCTTGGCACACCGTCAGCCGCGCTATGAAGCCATGGCGAACAACTGGGGCGTGACGATTGCCGCCAACGACATCGGACAAATCCGCGATGCCGCGGATTTCGATGAGTTGATCGAACACACCCTTGAGACCACGCGCAATAACGCCTAA
- a CDS encoding alpha/beta fold hydrolase, with the protein MATKVLICLGLAVLGLVILTTWRSARNEALAEAAFPPEGRILDVGGIAVHAVVMGDGPDVVLIHGSSGNTRDMTFALAPILARSYRVIVFDRPGLGYSESFNPDGETLIEQADILQRAAAQLGAEKPIVAGQSYGGSVSLAWAVTRPENISALVLIAPAAIPWETPLDGFNRLASTTAGNVLALPLISSFVPEWYVTQALDKVFAPQTAPEGYAEHFGPGLTIRRGSMHANAKQRANLLDEITRMQPRYGEISVPTEIIHGTADDTVGLEWHSERLIEQIPGAELIELPGVGHMPQVVAAPEVAAAIDRAAQRAGLR; encoded by the coding sequence TTGGCCACTAAAGTTCTGATATGCCTTGGCTTGGCCGTTCTGGGCCTTGTCATACTGACAACCTGGCGCAGCGCCCGGAACGAAGCGCTGGCCGAGGCGGCTTTCCCCCCCGAGGGTCGGATTCTGGATGTAGGCGGCATCGCCGTGCACGCCGTGGTCATGGGGGACGGTCCCGATGTTGTTCTGATCCATGGATCCAGCGGGAACACGCGTGACATGACCTTCGCGCTGGCCCCCATTCTGGCCAGGTCATACCGTGTGATCGTTTTTGACCGACCGGGCCTGGGCTATTCCGAAAGCTTCAACCCGGATGGCGAAACCCTCATTGAACAGGCGGATATCCTGCAACGGGCGGCGGCTCAGCTTGGTGCGGAAAAACCCATCGTGGCCGGGCAGAGCTATGGCGGATCGGTCTCGCTGGCCTGGGCCGTGACCCGACCCGAGAATATCTCGGCTCTGGTTCTGATCGCTCCGGCCGCTATCCCATGGGAAACGCCTTTGGATGGGTTCAACCGGCTTGCGTCAACCACGGCGGGCAATGTGCTGGCCTTGCCCCTGATCAGCTCTTTCGTGCCCGAATGGTACGTCACGCAGGCGTTGGACAAAGTTTTTGCACCGCAAACGGCACCCGAAGGCTATGCTGAACATTTCGGGCCCGGGCTGACGATCCGGCGTGGTTCGATGCATGCAAATGCCAAGCAGCGCGCAAACCTGCTGGACGAAATTACCCGTATGCAACCCAGATATGGCGAGATCTCCGTTCCGACCGAGATCATTCACGGAACGGCCGACGACACCGTTGGTCTTGAATGGCATTCTGAACGTCTGATCGAACAAATCCCCGGGGCCGAGTTGATCGAGTTACCGGGTGTCGGTCATATGCCGCAGGTGGTCGCAGCACCCGAAGTTGCCGCCGCGATAGATCGCGCGGCGCAGCGCGCGGGTTTGCGTTAG
- a CDS encoding TetR/AcrR family transcriptional regulator: MTKRGYHHGNLKQALIEAALSLIEDKGPTGFTLSEAAKTAGVTPAAVYRHFQGREDLIAEAARQGFEMFADLMQYAYDEGQPSALAAFEATGRAYLAFARKNPGHYIAMFESGISLNRTPELSLAANRAKSVLEKAAADLSQHIPPEKRPPASMFSAHIWAMSHGVVELYARNTGATSPFPPEDLLESGIGIYLRGLGLIPQDE, encoded by the coding sequence ATGACGAAACGCGGTTATCACCACGGAAACCTGAAGCAAGCCCTGATCGAGGCAGCCTTGTCCCTGATCGAAGACAAGGGCCCAACCGGTTTCACGTTGTCCGAGGCCGCAAAAACTGCCGGTGTCACGCCTGCCGCCGTCTACCGTCATTTTCAAGGGCGCGAGGACCTGATCGCCGAAGCCGCACGGCAGGGGTTTGAGATGTTCGCAGACCTGATGCAATACGCCTATGACGAAGGACAGCCTTCAGCCCTTGCCGCCTTTGAAGCAACGGGGCGTGCGTATCTGGCCTTTGCGCGCAAAAATCCCGGGCATTACATCGCCATGTTCGAAAGTGGAATATCCCTGAACCGCACGCCCGAATTGTCCCTGGCCGCCAATCGGGCGAAGTCCGTTCTTGAAAAAGCGGCCGCGGACCTGTCCCAGCATATTCCGCCGGAAAAGCGCCCGCCCGCGTCGATGTTCAGCGCCCATATCTGGGCGATGAGCCACGGAGTCGTCGAGCTGTATGCCCGAAACACCGGCGCAACTTCGCCTTTTCCCCCCGAAGATTTGCTGGAAAGCGGTATCGGCATCTACCTGCGCGGTCTGGGTCTGATCCCCCAGGATGAGTGA
- the metA gene encoding homoserine O-succinyltransferase, with amino-acid sequence MPIKIPSELPAFDVLTKEGVMVMDEDQAMRQDIRPLRIGLLNLMPKKIQTENQFARLIGATPLQIDLSLIRMTEHRTKNTAAEHMSEFYRPFQEIKDQKFDGLIITGAPIEHLEFGDVTYWDEICEIFDWTQTNVHSTFGVCWGGMAMINHFHGVKKHMLDAKAFGCFRHRNLDPASPFLRGFSDDCVIPVSRWTEMKQDEIDRAPGLRTLLGSDDVGPCLVEDPSHRALYIFNHFEYDSDTLKQEYDRDVSNGTPINVPINYYPDDDPSKTPQNRWRSHAHLLYGNWINEIYQTTPFDITKIGH; translated from the coding sequence ATGCCCATCAAAATCCCATCGGAACTGCCTGCTTTTGACGTCCTGACCAAAGAGGGCGTCATGGTCATGGACGAAGATCAGGCAATGCGTCAGGACATCCGCCCGCTGCGCATCGGTTTGCTGAACCTGATGCCCAAGAAAATCCAGACCGAAAACCAGTTCGCGCGTCTGATCGGGGCAACCCCGTTGCAGATCGATCTGTCTTTGATCCGCATGACCGAACACCGGACCAAGAACACCGCCGCCGAGCATATGTCCGAGTTCTATCGCCCGTTTCAGGAGATCAAGGATCAGAAGTTCGACGGCCTGATCATCACCGGTGCCCCGATCGAGCATCTGGAATTTGGTGATGTCACTTATTGGGATGAAATCTGCGAGATCTTCGACTGGACCCAAACCAACGTACATTCCACTTTTGGTGTGTGCTGGGGCGGGATGGCGATGATCAACCATTTTCACGGTGTCAAAAAGCACATGCTGGACGCAAAAGCCTTTGGGTGTTTCCGGCATCGCAACCTGGATCCGGCGTCTCCGTTCCTGCGGGGGTTCTCGGATGACTGCGTCATTCCGGTCAGCCGATGGACGGAAATGAAACAGGATGAAATCGATCGCGCACCCGGGCTGAGGACCCTGTTGGGCAGCGACGATGTCGGCCCCTGTCTGGTCGAAGATCCCAGCCATCGCGCGTTGTATATCTTCAATCACTTCGAATATGACAGCGACACGCTGAAACAGGAATATGATCGTGACGTCAGCAACGGCACGCCTATCAACGTGCCGATAAACTATTACCCAGACGATGATCCATCCAAAACGCCGCAGAACCGGTGGCGCAGTCATGCACATCTGCTGTACGGTAACTGGATCAACGAAATCTATCAGACCACGCCTTTCGACATAACGAAAATTGGCCACTAA
- a CDS encoding aminopeptidase P family protein: protein MTDISNRPQFFTCHNGEKAPLPFSKAEYDRRLGKLRAIMAQRDVPVVLLTSMHNIAYYSGFLYCAFGRPYGCVVTQDSCTTVSANIDAGQPWRRSVEDNVIYTDWKRDNYWRAVASLIGNAKRIGIEGDHMTLAARDTALKMLGAPELVDIAADTMAARMIKSAEEIELIKGGARTADVGGAAIHAAIREGATEIEIAMAGRDAMEVEIARAYPEAEYRDTWVWFQSGLNTDGAHNPVTKRALQKGDILSLNTFPMISGYYTALERTLFLGEPDADSLRLWKANVAAHELGLSLIKPGATCSGITAEINRFFADEGLLQYRSFGYGHSFGVLSHYYGREAGLELREDIDTVLEPGMVVSIEPMLWIPEGHPGAGGYREHDILVVGEDGAENITGFPYGPGHNIIGA from the coding sequence ATGACTGACATTTCTAACCGCCCTCAGTTCTTCACCTGCCACAATGGTGAAAAGGCCCCGTTGCCGTTCAGCAAAGCCGAGTATGACCGCCGTCTTGGCAAGCTGCGCGCCATCATGGCCCAGCGGGATGTCCCGGTGGTGCTGCTGACGTCGATGCACAATATCGCCTATTATTCAGGCTTTCTGTATTGTGCGTTCGGGCGCCCCTATGGCTGCGTTGTGACCCAGGACAGTTGCACCACCGTTTCCGCCAATATTGATGCCGGGCAACCCTGGCGCCGGTCGGTTGAAGACAATGTGATCTATACGGACTGGAAACGCGACAACTACTGGCGGGCAGTTGCGAGCCTGATCGGGAACGCAAAGCGGATCGGCATCGAAGGCGACCACATGACGCTTGCGGCGCGCGACACGGCGCTGAAAATGCTTGGCGCGCCAGAGTTGGTTGACATCGCGGCCGACACCATGGCCGCACGGATGATCAAATCCGCTGAAGAAATCGAATTGATCAAAGGCGGTGCCCGTACTGCCGATGTGGGTGGTGCTGCGATCCATGCCGCAATTCGCGAAGGCGCAACCGAAATCGAAATTGCGATGGCCGGCCGAGACGCGATGGAAGTGGAAATCGCGCGGGCCTACCCGGAAGCCGAATACCGTGACACCTGGGTTTGGTTTCAATCGGGTTTGAACACCGACGGCGCCCATAATCCGGTCACCAAACGCGCGTTGCAAAAAGGCGATATCCTGTCACTGAATACCTTTCCGATGATTTCCGGCTATTACACCGCCCTGGAACGGACCCTGTTCCTGGGCGAGCCGGACGCCGACAGTCTGCGCCTGTGGAAGGCCAATGTGGCCGCGCATGAACTTGGCCTGAGCCTGATCAAACCCGGTGCCACCTGTTCCGGTATCACCGCCGAGATCAACCGGTTCTTTGCCGACGAAGGCCTGCTGCAATATCGGTCCTTCGGCTATGGCCACTCGTTTGGTGTTCTGAGCCACTATTATGGTCGCGAGGCCGGTCTGGAACTCCGCGAAGACATCGACACAGTGCTGGAACCCGGCATGGTGGTCTCGATCGAGCCGATGCTGTGGATCCCCGAAGGACATCCCGGTGCGGGCGGCTACAGGGAACACGATATTCTGGTTGTGGGTGAAGACGGAGCCGAAAACATCACCGGATTCCCCTACGGACCGGGGCACAACATTATCGGCGCCTGA
- a CDS encoding ABC transporter permease — MAALTPISRKPMSMVLPSVALAGAFAGIFVGAGNGSVLLGILAGAVLIAGLAWVYINIVKNENLARWINIIGFGVVGFIVAGLMGGVLGLLGGWFFAWFIFWLYEGRYRRKLLPYLTAQQVFYHYLFRVICGAIFVFLITPILVVLPLSFNAEDFFTFTPEMLRLDPEGYSLKHYRDFFTNNEWQRSFKNSLIIAPIATVISVTLGTLAAIGLSQSHVPGRRAIMGILISPMIVPLIISATGMFFFYSDIGRFLEGTLGMNKNFVGYLKVILAHAVLGIPFVIITVTATLVGFDRSLTRAAANMGAGPVRTFFKIQMPLILPGVISGGLFAFITSFDEVVVVLFVGSASQKTLPWQMFTGLREQISPTILAVATILVVLSIALLTTVELLRRRSERLRGLSPA, encoded by the coding sequence ATGGCCGCACTGACACCGATATCCCGCAAACCCATGTCCATGGTTCTGCCCAGTGTCGCACTTGCCGGGGCATTTGCCGGTATTTTCGTCGGGGCGGGAAATGGTTCGGTCCTTCTGGGCATACTGGCCGGAGCCGTCCTGATCGCGGGGCTGGCTTGGGTCTACATAAACATCGTGAAGAACGAAAACCTCGCACGCTGGATCAATATCATCGGGTTCGGTGTCGTGGGGTTCATAGTGGCCGGGCTGATGGGTGGTGTATTGGGGCTGCTCGGCGGTTGGTTTTTTGCCTGGTTTATCTTCTGGTTGTATGAGGGGCGGTATCGGCGCAAGTTGCTGCCATACCTCACGGCACAACAGGTTTTCTATCACTACCTGTTTCGCGTGATCTGTGGTGCGATCTTCGTCTTCCTGATCACACCGATCCTTGTGGTGTTGCCGCTGTCTTTCAACGCAGAGGATTTCTTTACATTCACCCCGGAGATGCTGCGGCTGGATCCGGAAGGCTATTCGCTGAAGCATTACCGAGATTTCTTCACCAACAACGAATGGCAGCGCAGCTTCAAGAACTCGCTGATCATCGCGCCGATTGCGACGGTTATTTCGGTAACGTTGGGAACGCTGGCCGCCATTGGGCTCAGCCAGTCTCACGTTCCCGGGCGCCGTGCGATCATGGGGATCCTGATATCGCCGATGATTGTTCCGCTGATCATCTCGGCGACGGGCATGTTCTTTTTCTACAGTGATATCGGGCGCTTCCTCGAAGGTACGCTGGGCATGAACAAGAACTTCGTAGGCTATCTGAAAGTCATCCTGGCCCACGCGGTTCTGGGTATTCCCTTTGTGATCATTACCGTGACGGCGACCCTGGTAGGCTTTGATCGATCTCTGACCCGGGCGGCGGCCAATATGGGCGCGGGACCGGTGCGAACCTTCTTCAAGATTCAGATGCCGTTGATCCTGCCGGGTGTGATATCTGGCGGTCTCTTTGCCTTTATCACATCATTCGACGAAGTGGTCGTGGTGCTGTTTGTAGGCTCTGCCAGCCAAAAGACGTTGCCGTGGCAGATGTTCACCGGCCTGCGGGAGCAGATCAGTCCAACCATTCTTGCGGTTGCGACAATCCTTGTGGTCCTGTCCATTGCTCTGCTGACGACGGTCGAACTGTTGCGGCGTCGATCCGAACGTCTGCGGGGTCTTTCGCCTGCTTGA